A part of Photobacterium sp. GJ3 genomic DNA contains:
- a CDS encoding AMP-binding protein → MMMSDYLWRHWAAVRRNIFALRTADESYNWRALAEKVDDLAAHLSAQGVAPGDVVTVVGKNSTELVFLHLACLQLGVTTAFVMPQPAIRLYEKLAVLYRPGQPHWVWFGLFSQTIRAAKRDSANKPDRLSMRTDVAFLDLDAAFSSAPRKQPVPGTACRSDRLASILFTSGSAGVPKAVAHTQAQHLASARGLLAVFSFQSSDCWLLSLPLYHVSGLAIVYRWLSVGACLKVGVARLRIFRT, encoded by the coding sequence ATGATGATGTCTGACTACCTCTGGCGACATTGGGCGGCAGTCCGCCGGAACATCTTTGCGCTGCGCACTGCGGATGAATCATACAACTGGCGCGCGCTGGCAGAGAAGGTTGATGACCTTGCCGCCCATCTGTCAGCACAGGGGGTTGCGCCCGGCGATGTGGTGACGGTGGTCGGGAAAAATTCAACGGAACTGGTTTTCCTGCATCTGGCCTGTCTGCAACTGGGCGTCACGACGGCATTTGTGATGCCGCAGCCTGCCATCCGGTTGTATGAAAAGCTGGCGGTATTGTACCGGCCGGGTCAGCCGCACTGGGTCTGGTTCGGCCTGTTCAGCCAGACGATTCGAGCGGCAAAGCGCGATTCTGCGAATAAACCAGACAGGCTGTCGATGCGTACTGACGTTGCGTTTTTGGATCTGGATGCAGCGTTCAGTTCAGCGCCACGAAAACAGCCCGTACCAGGAACAGCCTGTCGGTCGGATCGGCTGGCCTCGATTCTTTTCACCTCCGGTTCCGCCGGTGTGCCCAAAGCGGTCGCGCATACGCAGGCCCAGCATCTGGCGTCGGCCCGAGGCTTGCTGGCGGTGTTTTCGTTCCAGTCTTCGGATTGCTGGCTGCTTAGTTTGCCGCTGTATCATGTGTCCGGACTTGCCATTGTGTATCGCTGGCTCAGTGTCGGGGCCTGCCTGAAAGTGGGCGTGGCGCGGCTCAGGATATTCAGGACGTGA
- a CDS encoding AMP-binding protein produces the protein MTHASLVATQLKRLLEWQQPLSLNQVLLGGSDVPVSLCQQAAQQGIQTWLGYGMTEAASTVTAKQIDGIATAGRVLPNRQVQLKNNRILIGGTPLRAATFIRGNHPAGGWTGVVDSRDMGQWIDGELRILGRAIISLSPAGRTFTAKKSKAF, from the coding sequence GTGACTCACGCTTCATTGGTCGCAACACAGCTCAAGCGTCTGCTTGAATGGCAGCAGCCGTTGTCGCTCAACCAGGTCCTGCTGGGTGGCAGTGATGTGCCCGTGTCGTTATGCCAGCAGGCGGCCCAGCAAGGCATTCAGACCTGGCTGGGTTATGGCATGACAGAAGCCGCATCGACAGTAACGGCGAAGCAAATTGACGGCATCGCCACCGCCGGGCGTGTATTGCCCAATCGGCAGGTTCAGCTCAAAAACAACCGGATTTTGATTGGGGGGACACCCTTGCGAGCGGCTACTTTCATCAGGGGAAATCACCCCGCTGGTGGATGGACAGGGGTGGTTGATAGCCGGGATATGGGACAGTGGATTGACGGCGAACTCCGGATACTGGGGCGTGCGATAATCAGTTTATCTCCGGCGGGGAGAACATTCACTGCGAAGAAATCGAAGGCGTTTTGA